One Choloepus didactylus isolate mChoDid1 chromosome 16, mChoDid1.pri, whole genome shotgun sequence DNA window includes the following coding sequences:
- the LOC119511673 gene encoding short transmembrane mitochondrial protein 1-like, protein MLQFLLGFTFGNVVAMYLAQNYDIPNLAKKLEDINKDLDAKKKPPCS, encoded by the coding sequence ATGCTCCAGTTTCTGCTTGGATTTACTTTTGGCAACGTGGTTGCAATGTATCTGGCTCAGAACTATGATATACCAAACCTGGCCAAAAAACTTGAAGATATCAATAAGGACTTGGATGCCAAGAAGAAACCCCCTTGTTCCTGA